CTATAATGGATAAGAGCAGGATGACAAAAGCTTAAGAGCTGAAACGTATTTGTGGTGCACTGCACACTATATCAAAATTATTCACTAGAATGTTTGTGATAAATCAGGaaaggaaatgaaaggaaaaggtTTGACAAACCTGCCATTCATACATGTGTTGATTATGttttttgatttcatttctATCACCATATtcaacaggaaagaaaaacatttacgtATAAACCCGTCAGTCATCGTCTTCATTTCAGTGCATTTTCAGTTTTCCTCAAGGTGATGGCAACAAGATTATCATGTCCTATATGAGCCCAATCTTAAAGTCATTTGACTACTgtgctttattttcatcatctggTAACTATATCTGTCCCACTGGAAGATGGTTAATTAATGCTATTCCCAGACCACTAAATAAGTAAGTTCACATGGCAACTGAATGTGGGTGTATGACTGAGTTACACTTATACATAAGATTACAGCATTTAGAGATGATGAAAACATACTGAATACCAATACCCTGTCAACTtcccttccttttctctcctagTTACATCTGTATATGCCGTACTGGCAAAAGCCTAATTAAGAGCAGTAATCCACAAGGTTTGTCATTTCTGTACACAAATTCTGTCATTTTGAGGAAAACCCCAAGAAATGATGGAACacattgtacacaaacacaaacattaacaaTCCATACCATCAGGGAGGTGCACGATGGTTCCCAAGTCTATTCTGCAGCAAGACAACAAGCCCAAACATGCAGCCAGAGTCATTAAGAAAGAACCACCCTCAgcagcaagaaaaacaacaagtccTTAAACAGATGGTCTGGCCTTCACAGTGCTCTGATCTCAACATCACTGAGTCAGTCAGGGATTACGTGAAGAGGACAGAAGACTATGAAAAGAAGAGGAACGGAACCTGAGGAAAGAtgctttgaaaaaacaaacctgcCGAGTACCTTCAAACTCGGTGTGGAAAATCCTTCAGGAGAACAAGACAGAggttggacacaaaaaaacatttgtaaaacattGTTAAGGATAAACGATAATTGCATCACATGTAAATATGACTATTATATATGATActtacactgtactgtactgtatacatataaatacatatatatatatatatacagtatacacacacatacacatactgtagatggatataaacacacatgtatgaaaaatacaatgaaaggaaaaatggtgAGACCTACAGAATAAAAAAGCTTGGACAAAAGAAAGGACTTTTGAAGAACCTTAGGGCAGTTCACTTAGTCTTTCTCCCACTTTTGTTAATTTGTCTACAATAGAAACTGTTGCTTATTGTTCTACGGTTGCTATGATACACTCGCACAAATACACGCCGTTTTGTTTGACAAATAGAAGCCAATTCCTCTATTTGCTTCAGaatgtttcattatttatttgtgctttCTCTGCTCACATCTCTTCAATTATgagtcacaaatatcacagcgATAGAGACGCAAACACTCGCCTCAACAGCCACATCTCATTCCAGTTTACTGCTGTGTAAGAACTGTGACCTTTTTTGAAGGGGACTTCAGTCTTAACCATGTTGTATCatttaaaactcattttaaacCTTCAGTAATAATCCATGACAAAAACACTTGTCTgatgacataatgcattccccagcCCCTCACCCTGTCCTTCACCGTCTCAACTTTGCCTAAACCGGCACAGGGCTGTAACCCTCAAAAAGCAATTTAAAGTTTGGAGGACCTgctgaaatgtcctcacaacaccGGGAaccaaaatgtgtcctcaaagCCTCATAAAGACATGGAGAGACATTCAGGCATTCTTTcaagtcatttatttcattatttctttcaaagtgaacacttATTTTCCAGGAGATCAAGGCGATAAATTAAAGTGGTTTACTATTACGTCCACTAAAACCAATCTTTGATCCACATAATTATGCcagcaggttttctcaagcatgatTTTTCAATACTTATTTCAAAGAggtaaaaacaataatgaaatggcAAGTTTTCTTTTTCGACTTctttaaatttcataaatgcaacaaattatgtttgttatatatatatatatatatatatatatatatatatatatacacagcatatactgtatacaataCTTTATGTTATCTTCATTCTATGGATCCAACAGGTTTTGCAACGGCTGcagatttcatttatttgggtggagaaggGACAAAAATGAACTGTATGATTCAAgctcagaaacaaaaacaatagtaGGTAGTGCGGGGCAGATGGGCCAGTTACGCCGCGTTATATTGCACAGGTGCTTGAATTATTGCATCCACCTCCTGTCTGCGGATAATGAAGTGGTTCCAGAGTGAGCTCGCGTGATGTGAATACCTGATGATCCATGCGTCTGACTGGAAGGTCGTCACCAGTATCAGTGTCGGAACACAGACTGAGACACGAGGAAGAAGAGGGCAGTCAAGGTAGTTTCGTTATACGTCATGGTAATTCGGGACCTTGACGAGTAAATGACTGTGAATTTACAGACTATAAATATCCAAACCACCTAAAGTCGCTCACAGGAAACCAGAGTTGACAACTGAGCAAATGAGTGCAGTGAGTTTGGGTATAATCAAAGGGGAAGggtaacaacacaaataaataaggtGTGCTGAATAACGGAGGTAATCAAGCTTGTAAAATCACTCATCATTTAAGGTGATACATCGTCAGTGACAAATTAAACTGGACAGTGTGGACAGGAGAGGTTTCTCTGAAGGGGgtgttttcatgtaaacattaaaaatgcaattattATATACAGCCTGaggtatttatgtgtgtttaattTAACTAAGAAACACTTTAATAGTTTCTATCCCTGTCACCATGCATGTTTTATCTTGTGAAAGACATGAGACATGGACTTAAAAGACTTTGAAGAGagactgatttttgttttaccaATATTAAGTCTGACATGAAGATATCCCAAGATATTTATAAGATATAAGAAGAGTTGGATACACTCAACAAAGAAACCCCTCAGCGTGCCAAGGAGAAAGTCAAGAGTCTTTGACTCATCAGGACTAGGTGCGAAGAAAATACCGCAAACGGCTCCTTTAACTTCTTAAGAAtaaatattcatttgtttaaaaatcCACTTGTCACTGCTGCGGTTTCTTTTACGACATGccagagaaggaaggaagaaagaattATTATCAACCTCAACTAGATCACATTCATCAGAGGCGTTGTTACATGCTGTGTTCATTACTTCCTTTAAGTGATGCCAGCAGCTCAAGAAATCCCAAGCTACCAGTCAGTGATCAGATAGCCAACAATGTTGACCCAGAAGAGgcgagagagtgaatgtgcagCTAACGGTGAACAGACTCagttcaattaaaaaacaacaaaactgaaaaacaaaaatgtggtttaGTCATTTCCAGTGTTGGTGTATTTGGAGACGGGTATGGAGAGAAAGGAACAGCCATGATTATTTACAGGAGATACTGTACAAAGAAATAGAATGGAGATTCAAATACCATTCAATTCAaaccattgttgttgtttttttaacaacagcTACAATCGATCTGAAATTAGGTGATTTTAATTTCCAGGTTGTTAGCAACTCTGGTGAtacaatgtgtgtatgtgtatagaTTTCATGTTCACCAGTGCTGGCACAAAGTTGTCTCCGTGGTGGACGGTATCAAGGAATACAAATCCTAATGACTCTGATTCTGTCCTTATTTTCTCTGATGACAAAATGCCAGCAAAACCAACTGTTTATCCAACACTCAGTTGGCATTAGAACCATTTTCTTGTGCTGACATTTGTAATAAACTGTAGTCAGTACTGCAGACTATATTGCTACAATCTTAAGAGGCACATGGCCGtaattttggcatttttttcaaatcatatagatataggtatatatatacatacatatattatatatatatatatacacacacacacacacatatacatatatatacacatatctatatatacagatTTTTGCAGCTcatgaacaaagaaaaatatcaacTAATGATCTCGAAGTCAGACTTTTGAATTTgtagcatcttttttttaatagcagAACTGTTTGCCATGAGAAGGCATGGAGGTTCCAGTGATGCAGAAAATACAACGGTCCTCGTTTCTCTTACCATTGGCTCTGACCGCAAACCCGCGGTGACACAGGAGATCTAGAAAACACTGCAGAGCTGAGTGCACAATAAAGATCATGTTCATGCTCCACCCCACCAGCTGCTCTGCCCCGAACCTCAACATCTGCTTCAAATCCCAAGATTTGCATCGCATCACTTTTTTCTCTGGCAAACACAGTGTAAAGCTAATGAAAGGGTTAcattaatgttaattaattccAAACTACAGCAACAGCAGAAATACAAGATTAATTAAAAATAGATTCCATTTTAAGCCGTGTCATTAATTCTCATTTGCTTTAAAGTGCCTTGTCACAGCTAAATCAAGGCAAAGGTCCAACGCTGCTGGGGCCTGACATGTGGCAGCAGAAGACGGCAGAGATCAATGTCCTGCTCCAGAACATCCAGTCCCTCATCACCTATCAAACGACTGTCAGCCCAGAGAAGGTCAAGCCCCAGCAAAGCCTCATCTCACAGATGGAAAGACGGCAGCTGCCAATGAAGCTGCAAAGTCTGCCAAGAAGACCCCCTAAAGCTCCATTTAAGAGAAGCAACTCCTGATTTGAATCAACAAGTGCTTTTAAGAAATAAAACCCAAGAGGATCattaatcttgtttttttgtttgtttgtttttttaatcagaagGTTCATAAATAATTTAACTGTACACATCATTTCACACCGGACATGCCAAAGCAAATGTTAGATTGACCACGCCCCGTTATGTTTGTTACTCTGTAAGGACCTCTTAGAAAAGATACCCATTAATCATACACGGTGCAAAACTGCAGAGGTCAACAGGTCATTATTTTACCAGAGTAAAAGTATAGTAGTTTTCATCAACCTAgttataaaaaggaaaaaagtataAAAGATAGCATTTCATCGTCTTGTGTACATATTTGCAACAGCTTAAcgaaaaacattcacacaaagaAAGTGGAACAATCTTCGAGAAAACATCTGACAGGGATGGAAACTTAGGGTTTTTTTGCCATGATCAAAGTTGGACCTGAGCATCTTGTAGCACTTCAGGCCATCATTAAGTTTCACTGCATGTGTTACGAAGTCCGGTACAATTTAAAACAGAAGTAAAATATTTTGCagcatttttcctctttttctctatCCTTCTGATCCCAACAAGAGAATCAAGGCATCTGAATGCAAGCCTGCATACTGGCCCACTAGCTACCTGATGAAGAATCCTTTCAGTGCCTTTTTGCTGCCCACCGAGTGTACCTGTCCTTACACTCCTTAATATTTTTGCCACCCACCCTCACATAGTgtgcaaatttgtttttatacagAACATTTCTCCCACACGAGAACCCTCACcaacttttaatttcattcacaCAAGAACCACCGACTCAGCACCCAAAATAACACCCTGCACTTCCCAGTGTGTCATGGACTTCAAGATGAATACCTTCATACTTCTGCTTGAGCGTCTGTCTGAGAATATTTGGCCTTGtgcagggttttttgtttgtttgttttccatcagTTCAGCTTGCAATTTAAGTTCAGTTCTCTGGTCATGACTCGTGCTGTGGTTGGAGCTGGGAGCATCCTATTGCTTTCCAGACTGTTTCTGCCAGCGTTGCCTCACCGAACATTTGGACATTACTTATTCACAGACAGCAGCAGGTTAATCTGAAAGagaaccataaaaaaaaaaagaaaagaaaagagtctCAGCACTTTTGGGAAGTTATGTCAAATGGCTCAATCTGGGCAGTGCTCATGCCACAGTAATTTACCTGCTCCATTGATGGACAAGCAATGATTTGAAGGTCTTCTCCACTGTATTCCTCATGAAGCAAGGTGAGCAGTCTTTGGAACACCTGCTGAATGTTATTCTGTGGGAAAAGACATCCTATTACCGAGTGCTAGAGGGAAATTAATGCTACATTTCCTTCATGTCCCCTCACAATCTTGTTTCCATGTCAACAGCATAATTTTGTTTCTCTCCCATTGGGCTTCACCGCTGGCACCTTGATGAACAGTGCAGGCACACAGGACAATGACTTCCCCATTAGAGTTCAATCACTCTGAAAGATTTACAGCAAGAACCCAATCTGTGAGCTAATTTTAAATATCAGGGTTTATCCTTAGAGAGGAAATCAACCGCAGGTTTGTTATTAATACATAATCTTCAAATTTGATTGACAGGGTTTTTACTATAGAGACTAACACTAACGAATAACTGTATGCCATGAATAATTCCTGATGCTGTGAGAGGTTTGTTAACAGCTTACTACTACAGACCTGTAATTTCACGAGTTCAACTCTGCTAtgataaacatttcatttaataatttaatcacTTAATGGGTGGACCTGCAAACACATAAGCTACCTGTTTTGTTAACACTGTAGGAAAAGGATTTGTTGAACTGTAACAAAGATATTGACTCATGCAGGAGAGGTTACATGTTTCTGCCACCCACCCGGACAGGCTTGAAAAGGATGAACTCGGTGTCTCTATTGGCTAAGTACAAGGACATGCTCTGTAAAGTGCTTGGCAGCTTGCTCTTCATCACACGGTAGGTAGCCATCACTATGTCGTTGATCTTTGCTggaaagtaaagaaagaaaaacagcacagagttgttttttttgttgtttttttgttaaaatgaacaaaagaacAAGCCTATAGCATGTACTATACACGTTCTGATGAATTACTTTGTGTTGCTCACTGTGTCTTGAGACAAATCTTACCTGGCTGTGCCCAAGGTTGCTGAGATAAACTGTATGACGGACCGCCTTGGATAGCCATAGTTTTAAGAGCTGTAACCTGAGTGCAGCAGACACCATCAAAATATACCATCACAAGTTGAAAAAGACTCAATTTGTGCTAGTTACTGTGATCAATACAGACAAGCAAGCAAGAGTGGCACTTGAGACTGTTCCATTCTGTCTGAAATTACAGACATGGcagaaaaaagaacatttgtgtgtgtgattgatagAAATAAAGATGAGCAAGAAAATATTTCAGCACAATTACTTCACAGACACAATTCAGAACACAGTTTACTATCAATACACATCATAAGAAACCAGTTATTTTCCAAATCCTGAGACTGTCATTgatcagtgaagaagtgattgACTTAAGCtttaatgtgtgtaaatgtaaaagctggaaaaaaaaaactaaacaacatGAAGGTAAGAATAAGACGTCACTGCCTGAGGCTAAGTTCCTCTCCACTCTCACATTTTACCTTAGTGAGGAACTCCTCAAGGTTCCCAACAAAGATCTGAGTCTGCTGCTGGATAAACTGCTCACAGCTGAACTTCAGGTGTCTGTCCACCTCCTTTTTAGAGTCAAGGTAATGTTCCTTTATCTCTGGTGTTCCCTAGgatccacagagaaaacaactTTAGCAATTCAAAATATATGGAGTGCATGGCATGTTTCAtaaaaaaggcaaagaaaaaaacactaccTCCAACAGGAATTCAAGAATGGCGTTGTGGCTGTTAAATCGGAAGAATTTGGGAACAGCCTTAGGGTTCAGGATTTTGAAGGCGGCATCTTAACACAAAGCAGAAAGAATGAACGTGGCCTGATGTAGAATTACAGTGCCCTCTAGTGCTACAAATTTAACATGACCTTGACAGAGACGAGGGTGACAGGAGGATTGAACTGCCCTGTGAGCCATTGTTAATGTACATTACAGCATTGGATTACACTGTAATTTCCACATTAATTGTTGTCACTGGTGCATGTGATAGACACAAGTTGCTTAATGAGCATGAGAATGTAATGACTGGCTTTATGAAGCTGAACACCAATTTTCCCTCCACCTTTAATTATCTTACCTCGCGTTTTCTTCAGGTCCAGTGAGATTTCCTTGATGGCAAAATCGGTGTGAAATGGGGCAATCTGTTCACGCATTATCAGCAGGTGCTTGATCAGGAAAAGCTGCCCATCTATTTGTGTCTACAGAAAGGGATAGCACACCGTTAAATCCACACTGCAgactgacaaaacaaaagggCAACTGCTGACTTTTTAAGCTACGGAGCACATAAAAAGCACAAGCTCAGTGATGATAAGAGAGTATGTATAATTTATAAATGCTGATTAACCATTACTGGATAGGGACGTATTAGTGTGACCTAAAAAGGCTGTTAAAACCATTTATTGTTCAGCTAGTGACTAAAAcgttagaaaaaaaagtcatcaacACAAGATGGGAATAATTCCCCTAAGACTGATGCTGCAGCTATAAATTGAAGTGTTAGGATGAAAAGTGCCAGTTAGCGCAGACATTGACAGCAATTCTGAAGATGAGGGAAGCCAATAAATAAAGTACGGTCTGCCGAACAATTTATAGGGCAGGAAAAAAgctattaaaataaattgtaaacGACATCCCAGCTGCTTTAGTTAAGAACCCTGCAgcctgaaaacatttaaataatacagaAGGCATTCTTCTTTGTCAAAACACTAAGTTTACATTATGCATTTGTGCCAACCTTGTTTTTAAGGATAATATCAGAGGCTTTAAGGAGGGACTGGATGCAGGCAGATAAGGCTTCTTGAGATAGACCCTGGAAGACGGCTCTCTGGAAAGACCAAGTCACAATAAGAGACACATGAATAAGAACATGCAAAATTGGGAAAAATCTACACATACAAAACTTTCTGGATTGCTATAGGATATAACAGTGTTAATTACTTAGTAAAATCTGAAGACTCACGTCTATACATCTGTAGAGCTTAGACAGACAAACCAGTGTTCGTCTGACAGTAGGGTACCACATGCCGTGCAGATCAGCAGGAGAAATAGTTGTCTGCAAGCGTGATGCTTCTACATTCCCCGCATTTGTTGAACAAAGGACAAGAAGGAAAGCCATCAGGCaagtgacaaaaacaccaaaaaagtAGCAACAAAAagcccacacacaaacacaaacaaatgtcaaaatttAGAAACAGACCAGCACTTCTTCTACCATCAGGATCCTCAAGCTGTACATCAGAAAACATCGACTCCTGTGTCATCTTTTTCATCTGCTCTTCCTTCAAGCTCTGAGCAATTCTCTGTTAAAGACGACAAAGCAAAGGCACAAATTAGTAGAGATGAGGTTTGAGATGCAGAAAAGTAATGTTTTTACTTGTGTTGCTTCTATAACGGGCCAGCAGGTAAATGTActtattaatgtattaataaacaataaaattcaACTTCAAAACTGAGCCTCTATCTAAAACGATATCAAGTATATCAAGATATCAACCCAAGACTAAAATTTGCAAAATGTATTCTAATATTCATCAAATATTCATCAAATGGATTTTATACtgtttgaacattttaatttaaatataaaataataactcCTCCGTGCTCTGTGTGCTCAGACCCTAATAATGAACGGAAATAATGACTCATGCAGTAAGAAATGTTTTGAACAGTTGGTTGAGTACAGGCTGAATTGGCAGCTTTGTAGTATGAAGATATCAAGAGGAAGAGAGAACTCACCTCCATCATCTCTAATTTCTCAGGATAGGCCAGATCGCCTGGAGCCGGATTGTAGCCTGTGATATCTGTCTGGATGTAAATGTGAGTTCTGTAGACCAGCCTCTCCTGGACATCCTCCAGCATCTGCTTCACGACTGCATCAAGGGCCCCCAGCTGAGCAGCtgcataaagacacacacaggtcaacCTCCAGTTCAACCTTCGCTTTATGGTCCAACACTTTGTTGTGAATAGATGCAGCAAATTCAAATACAGCAAAGTCTAGTGGCATCTAATGTATAAACTTGGACATGTGCAATGTATTCTATAGAGATGTTAGGTGTAGAGAGGGGGCTTGCGAGGAGAATCAGATGGtaccttaaaaaaaagggtACTGTTCAATTTAAAGATGTGCTCTTATTACTTTAAGATAAGTATAATTTCACTGGAGTTTGTCTTATCAGATACAAACCTACTAAAGTAACCTCTAATAAACACACTGAGTAATTTATAATTGATTATTGTTCTTTGTTGTACTTGTTCTTTCCAGTTGAATGtctgttatgttatgtttatgtatgttcatgttttacgTTTAATGGACAGCGTGTGCTAAGGATAAAAccggagtcaaattccttgtatgtgttcacatacttggcTAATAAAGCTGATTGTGATTCTGATAAGATCCACATTGACtgatatttaataaatatcacGTTTTATGGTTGAGTGTTGGCAAAAAACTATAGCACTGCAATTTCAATCATGTCACTGGGTATAAAAGGGACTTCCTTATAAATATGCCAACGTCATTTATTTGCTTATTGGTAATTTAAGGTAAGATTTTGTATTTCAGAGTTGATTTTAAAAAGGCATGTCAAGTCCAGGCAAACACTTCTAATAGTTTTACTGGAAAGAAAATGCATTGGCAAAACAAATTGCCTAAGCTTATACATGGTGTTGTCCAGTACAGCTGCATCCTGCTGACTCAAGAGAACAAAAGCTGTGACTTACCATTGTTATGAACATGGTCCTCCAGCATCTCATTCTTGAGAATGCTGCAGAGCTCAGACAGGGTTTCCAGGTGGATGATGTGTATGATAAGAGGCCGGAGGACATCATACAGGGACAAACATAACCTCTCTAGCAGCTCGCTGTTAAGACAGTAAAAACCATGTCATTGATTGCACAGCCGAAAAAAGCGCTAAATATACACTTTTCTTTCAGAGATCCTCTTAGGTTGTTCTTAAGTCAGGATACAGTGTCTACTCATACTGTTTGAATCAGTTTATTTAAACACTTGACTATAACACACACTTGAATATTGCAAGCTAAAATGACTATCACATGTTGTAGAGCATCGCCCTttaaacaaataagacaaaggCTTTTTGTTTGTGCTCTGTGAACACACAGGGGAGGTAGTACTCACTCTAGTTTAGGTGTTGGTTTAGAGAAGAACTCATTGTATAGCTGGTGTTCATCCTGGCAAACGTGTACCATAAAGGCACAGCCACTGCGAACCTGCATGAACACACATCATGATCACGCACTGCAGTGCTTTGACTCAACTTCAAACAAGCGGACACATCCCCCCCACATAAATGCCACAAGCTCCGACTGTATCgcagttttaattattattaaaaggaACTAGATACATAACCTTTcaaatttcattaaaaaaaagtcatgacgGGTAGTGGGGCTGCTATGATGTTTCATTGCATGAAATTCTGACCTTTAATTATAGCATCCCCATCAAGCCAATTAGTGAACTGTCTATAACGCCACAACAGCATCAATAAGTCTGTACAGGTGCCAAAATTTGATCTATTCTGTTTGAAGTGTTATGTTTGAATAAACATATTTCACGGTTAGTTACTActtatgagaaaaaaagcattataAAATCCAGCTTTGTGAGAAATATCTTGAGAGTCGACCAACAACAGCAAGTCCCTACACAGCAAATCACTagcaaacaaaacagcagtAGGCTCTGGATGCCTGCTGTACGGAACCTCAGCTTGTGCTCATTTATCATGTGCACAGCTTTGAGTCTGTTACCAAACAGTCTAGCAAATTTCCCAGAAGGTCCATACTGGCCATTCTTTACAAGCTCgctcaaatgtcatttttaaatatctaaaGGGCACCTCCTGCTTTGCACTAGTCCCGTCTTACCAGAGCACAGTGGTCTTTGCTGTTTTGGTTGGTCAGGTCAATAATGGTGGATGTGATGCTGGGACTGAGGAGCTGCTCTCGCTGGTCAAGGTAGCAATGGTGAATTTCATCAAGGAGCTGATGGTATCTGTTCATCAGTTTAAGGAGAGAAATGTGAACTTCACACAAGAACCATAGACTAATAATATcacaggaataataataataccgcCACTTTATTCTGGAGAAATGCCAATACTCACTCTGGAATCTTCTCTGTTCGCTGTTCTATCTGTTCAATCAGtgactgaaagaaagaaagaaaaaagtagataaaaatgttatttatcatgGAAAATAATTTATGATGTGCTGCATTGATTCATACTCACTTTAACTTTTGGTGCAGCCACTCTAAACTTTACATAGTAAAGTGTGAAGGCATTGTCTGCGTTGGTCAAACCCATCGGATCCTGGGCACAAAATACAATCAACTACAGCCAATAAACAgggcatatacagtatagttgCTTTTATGAGAGCTGTTTTCTTACCCTTTTTGTTAATTGGCTTGTAAGATTCTGCATAGTGTTCACAATGTGGATCTTCATGAAGTGCATAGCTTTAGAAAGACATTGTTTAAATTTGGCCAAATAAACTGGATAGTCCTTGAAATttggctgaaaacaaaaaataagacAATGTCAATTGTCAATGTAAAGTTTGCATTACAATGACAGAATGTGTGTTGTTATTCTAAAGCCCATCAAAATACAATTTACTATGttctgaaaaacaacagtgtacACAGTGGGTACAAATTATGGCACAGAATTAATTCAAATCTAGTTCTTGTTTAAAAATATTGGTGATAAAATGAAATCTACAAGTGCAAGCTACTTACATGTGAAGAAACATATTCAATGCAGTCATCCAATTTTGATAGCATTGGTATAAAGCCTTCACTATTAACAGACAAGGTTGGCGAGTTCAGTTTCtgtaaagacaaagaaagagtaaaaaaataagtccaaacaaaaacacttacacTCTTTCCCCATTTGCCAGagacgtgttattttgtcatttatacAGACTGCATTACAAATTGATTCTACGTTTCGTAGGTGAAGGACAATTTTCTACTTAGTAAATACACTTAAAAAGCATTACAAGTGCAATATGAGATGCAACATCAAACTTCTTCAGaatgatgtgtgctgctgatccataaaaaatattatacatAATCAAGcaataaactgaaacataattTATTACAGTGCACACATTTCAATAAAGATTTCAAGATAAAGACCACAAAATTCAGCCTACCGTGTTGATGTTTTCTAACTCGTTGAAATATGACAGTTTCTGCTGTATGCTCTCTGCCAGGTCAACAAGCTCAGACTGCAAAGAGCGAGAACAACAAACTACAGCTgtcatatttatacatacagtgCATTCACAAACTATTCAGACATCTTGGCTTGAAGGCTGCCTTATTGTAATATGGTAACCTTGTCCTATAGTGTTTTTCATCGATCAATCAAAATGTCAATCAGCAGTGACATTGTGGCTTATACTTCCAAAACAAACCACTCAAACGGATGGCCAAATCAAGAATGTGGTACATTCTTAAAATAAGGAAACTAGGTGACAGGCCAACAAAAGGAACCTCAGAAATGCAAGTTAAGTTAAAGGATTGTAGGTTTCCTTCCTTCATGAACAAAACCTTTTCACAAAACCGAGCCCACTCAAGGACACTCTCGATGAGAAAGGCATACCATTCTCAAAGTCCACAATCAAGAAAAGCcattattaaagtaaataaaaaggcTTTTTCAGTAAACAAGGTGCAAAAAACATTGACACTGAACATAAAGTCTATATTCATTCAAACACGTAACAAACTGGAACGAGATTGAATAGATTTGCGGAACTGTATCCAAAGCATACCACATCATCTGTCAAAGATTGTAGAAGCAGTGTTATGGC
This genomic interval from Solea solea chromosome 2, fSolSol10.1, whole genome shotgun sequence contains the following:
- the cog3 gene encoding conserved oligomeric Golgi complex subunit 3 isoform X2: MDNDRIETAQQFFSWFAKLQANMDQDESAKYRKTRDELNCYQEHCDAILKDVGIALEHLDSLQKQYLFVSNKTGTLHEACEQLLKEQSELVDLAESIQQKLSYFNELENINTKLNSPTLSVNSEGFIPMLSKLDDCIEYVSSHPNFKDYPVYLAKFKQCLSKAMHFMKIHIVNTMQNLTSQLTKRDPMGLTNADNAFTLYYVKFRVAAPKVKSLIEQIEQRTEKIPEYHQLLDEIHHCYLDQREQLLSPSITSTIIDLTNQNSKDHCALVRSGCAFMVHVCQDEHQLYNEFFSKPTPKLDELLERLCLSLYDVLRPLIIHIIHLETLSELCSILKNEMLEDHVHNNAAQLGALDAVVKQMLEDVQERLVYRTHIYIQTDITGYNPAPGDLAYPEKLEMMERIAQSLKEEQMKKMTQESMFSDVQLEDPDGRRSAEASRLQTTISPADLHGMWYPTVRRTLVCLSKLYRCIDRAVFQGLSQEALSACIQSLLKASDIILKNKTQIDGQLFLIKHLLIMREQIAPFHTDFAIKEISLDLKKTRDAAFKILNPKAVPKFFRFNSHNAILEFLLEGTPEIKEHYLDSKKEVDRHLKFSCEQFIQQQTQIFVGNLEEFLTKVTALKTMAIQGGPSYSLSQQPWAQPAKINDIVMATYRVMKSKLPSTLQSMSLYLANRDTEFILFKPVRNNIQQVFQRLLTLLHEEYSGEDLQIIACPSMEQINLLLSVNK
- the cog3 gene encoding conserved oligomeric Golgi complex subunit 3 isoform X1, which codes for MASTDQSLLDLTDKDTREKLYLWDRRTDAMAPLTEKQMDSVLEIRAAAETLSIPSELPIEDLCSLSSRSLQSPFTATVPASTEDVLLKGFQTLDMDNDRIETAQQFFSWFAKLQANMDQDESAKYRKTRDELNCYQEHCDAILKDVGIALEHLDSLQKQYLFVSNKTGTLHEACEQLLKEQSELVDLAESIQQKLSYFNELENINTKLNSPTLSVNSEGFIPMLSKLDDCIEYVSSHPNFKDYPVYLAKFKQCLSKAMHFMKIHIVNTMQNLTSQLTKRDPMGLTNADNAFTLYYVKFRVAAPKVKSLIEQIEQRTEKIPEYHQLLDEIHHCYLDQREQLLSPSITSTIIDLTNQNSKDHCALVRSGCAFMVHVCQDEHQLYNEFFSKPTPKLDELLERLCLSLYDVLRPLIIHIIHLETLSELCSILKNEMLEDHVHNNAAQLGALDAVVKQMLEDVQERLVYRTHIYIQTDITGYNPAPGDLAYPEKLEMMERIAQSLKEEQMKKMTQESMFSDVQLEDPDGRRSAEASRLQTTISPADLHGMWYPTVRRTLVCLSKLYRCIDRAVFQGLSQEALSACIQSLLKASDIILKNKTQIDGQLFLIKHLLIMREQIAPFHTDFAIKEISLDLKKTRDAAFKILNPKAVPKFFRFNSHNAILEFLLEGTPEIKEHYLDSKKEVDRHLKFSCEQFIQQQTQIFVGNLEEFLTKVTALKTMAIQGGPSYSLSQQPWAQPAKINDIVMATYRVMKSKLPSTLQSMSLYLANRDTEFILFKPVRNNIQQVFQRLLTLLHEEYSGEDLQIIACPSMEQINLLLSVNK